A stretch of DNA from Kwoniella mangroviensis CBS 8507 chromosome 1 map unlocalized Ctg01, whole genome shotgun sequence:
CAACGTATATATCCCTGTGAGGGAGACGAGAAGAGATTGGGGAAAGCTGATATAATGTATCCAGATGGTACCATCCCaaaaggatgagaaggatggaagaggaagaaggagaggtgaaagacgaagatgtgaaagatgAATCAAATGTTTCTGTGTTGGTTAAAAAGTAGAGTACTGTAGTCAGTAACaaatgatcgatcaatcccaCACACATACAACATTCACACACACACAATAAGATCGATCGTCGTTCGATACCTCATCACACCATTGACATGGTAAGTTCTTCAGCGGGCATACCAACTGCTTGGttgtacatcatcatatgCATCACTTATTTGACCAGATATTGACTGCTCACTCACTTATGAGAAATCAGAAGCTGTGAGGCGAATAGTTCCTGCGAAAAGAACATCGAATGTACGAGAAAATGGAGCtgacatcagctcatcataCAGTATTCGAAAGAAACTTGTGACCCATACTGTATGTCAACGGGTGAGAAGTTTTTCATATGATTCCggtttctcttcctcttgtgTCCTCACAAAGGAAAGACCAAAATGatgagctttcttctctccagGGCCACAAGGTAAGGTAGATAAACGCTAAGCTCACACTTGTTTTTGAAGTACATGACAAAGCTACTGGTACCGCGGACTGGGAGGATATAGTTGACCCGGGAGAACTTGTTTAATATACGAAGTGACCTGTCAATTGGTAGATACGTATGTTTTGTATCCGATGCAACAGGCTATAGTCGTGGTGAATCGATGCATACGATCGAGCATGTTTATCATGCGATATTCTactgactcttcttctctgccTTGCCCTGATTTGATACACCACTCCTTCTGTAGAACAGTCCACCAAGTATCAAGACATGCCCTAGCACAAGCAAACCCGATGAGAGAGGTGTAGCAGGTGTGATCTCCCATGCGTATTCGATCATCAGCCATATCGTGATCCTACAAAACAGGATCCAGATCGATTGACATCAGCTTCCTATCTGTATCAACATATTGAAGAACTTACCCCAAGGGTAAACTATTCCATGCTCCACCTGAATAGAGTAAGAATGGTAATTGATGGAAGTACCATGACTGGAATTGATAATGCAATGATCTAGCGAATAAAATTCCTATAAGGTTCGATATGAATAGTGTTAAAGGGATATCTAATTGACAACCAAGATATGTTAGTATTATATGATCTATGTCTTGGTATGTAGAGAATTCTTGCCAGGATAATTTGAAAGACTCACGATAAGATGGTAATTGTCCTGTGCCTATGGCAGGTCTCGACCATTGATTCAAACCATTCTTCAACACTGTTAAGGTACCTCCAGGTATAGGTGACCACTTGAAAGATGCGAACAGTATGACCACACCCAACTATTCACATCGAAATATAAGTCAACTTACTGTCTCATTTCAACACAAAATTGCTGCATTCTACCTTTGCGATGCATCACGCAGCAGAGCGGTATTCTCGGATTATACACTCACATGTCCAGCTAAGAGCAAAGTCGCTCTTTCCCTGCTCAGAaacatcttctcatctataAAACGCCAATTTACAGTCCACTCATATAGGAATTGACGTGAGAAGTCGAATGCAGAGGTGAAATATGCTTTGGAGAGGTATGTGGACGAGAGAAAATATGGTGCAGGTAGTAACAACTATGAAGTATATGCAAATCAGTACACGTTTCGCGGGAGTCGTTCTAACTGGAGTGGGCAGTCGACTTACCTGAATGATCGTGATTGCCAGGATTGATTCAATCGTCCCATAAATTCCCCTGTACTGGAATAGCACCACCAGTAATCCTGGTAAGAACAGTAGAATATTCATTTTTACGCCCAATGCCAAGCTGAAATAGTTTATTTGGTTAAAATGAGCTATCACCCTATACATGTCGATGAGCAGAACAGAGCTTACCTATATAAAGTACTCCCAATCCTCCAACCGGTTTTCCCACCTTTCATCATAGCCACCACACTCCCATagaagatcatcatggctATAGGATCGTTGAATAGCCTTAAGAGGAATATCGAATGTAATCTTTTAGAGAGACATAAAGGGATAAGTAAGATTTGAGGATAATGCTTGTTTCTGGTATTGCCATTGTTTGATCCTGATAAGTAGTATACAGTGGAGACTAGGAGCAGAGTGATAAGGTAGAATCCCAGAAACATGTACTGGGCAGGTCGGATGGATTCTATCGACGGAAGGAATTTGTAAAATAACGTGTAGATGTATAGATGTAATGCTGGGTAACTAAATCCACAATCCACAAATCGGGATTATCAGTCAGAGACCTCTACGTGTACCAGCCTAGAGACTGCATTTCGACCAGCATggaagggaagataagatggtACTCACACTAATGGTCCTGTCTCTCCTTCAATTTTTGAGTAATCCCTCTCACCATCTAAGAACATCTCTACTTGCTGCATATAAGCCGGCCAATCGATTTTGGTATCTTTCATACACCATGACacaaatatcagctgaacaAGCACCGAAAGGCCGCgaaggaagctgatgttACTCACAAGGTATCTTCCATATTATCAGTACGCCTAAGAGAGCTTCCCCGATGAGGAGTAGAATCACGAATGGCCAATACCATTTCCAGTCGAATAACAAAGCTTGAAGTGAATTAACACCCTGTTGTATAAGACCACTCGGGGCACGAGATGAGTCGGTCTTTGTGTTTGATTTTGCTGATATTGAAGTGAGCGGTGGCATACTCGCACAAGCTGCCAGCTCTTGTTTGGCGGATGCGGTTGAAATGTAGTTGCAAAACTCTGTCAATTGTGTGTGTTGCGATGTCAATGTCAACAGTAAAGACGTCTTGATCTCGAACAAAAGCGCAGTGTCAACCGAGTTCCGTCGGAAACGAATTGTTTCAGAATTGAGTCCGGAGGTGGAGGTCGGCGTTGGGATCATCTggaatgatattgatgtgtGTTAAGCACTATACTACTAGCACACAAGCTGCAACAGGACGAAGAGCAACTGTGAGGTAACCATCAGAGCAGCATATATGAAGAGCGTCTCTCATCATTAGTCAGTGATGTCACATTCATATACGAATTCATCTCTACCTCAACCCCTTCTCCACATCTTCTGATCCAGACGAGGCAGTTATAAGCTGGGAAGTAAGCTCACGGCCTTCTGTGAGCAAGCCTGTCTTATGTAGATATGGGATTCTTCCCTCTTGATGGACTGCATCATATCTCAGTGGTGGACTGTGGATTTACGGATCAACGCTTATTCCGTTtaggaagggaagagggaacAGCTTTTTGTTGCAGATACATTGCGGATGTACGAGTGAGGTTCCAGCATTACCATTCGGTGTGAAactggaagagaaaggtaaacTTACTGTGAAATCAGTTGGACAGCGAAATCATTTAGACGGTCTCCTTTTGTATTTTGGGTAAACAAGTTCAATCCACTCTCCGAGGATTCACCAGCTATAACACAGAACGACACAAGGAGATGGGATCATAAGGATAAACCTCGATGCTAGCTAAAATCAGAAGGATAGCTATTATGTTGATAAAATCACAAATCTACATTTCCAGGAAAGGTTGAATGGAAGGACGTCGATCGCGTTGATCATGATTTTCTCGACTCgaaggatgaatgatgaaggacACAGTTGATGTTGTACATATCTAGCTGGGCCGGTAATCTGGGAGCATGTCTTGGATATGTATCCAGTCCGTTGTTGAGACTGTACCCATAACATTGACGTCGAGAGATGAGCGATGTATGTGGATTGGCAGTTGGTACGAGTTAGTAACCGCCTCAAACCCATGTTCAAGTCGgacccaatccaccatcgaCGCGCCTCGTGCACCAAATTAACCTGACACTAACTGCTGACACGCAGCAGCAAGATCACTTTGCTACGACCTGCTATATGCTTTAGATCCATACATACAGTAGATGCCCCATACTTTCATCTTACCACCAACGATCGAGTCACTTTAGCATTGCTTATTCTCTCAGTCCAAGATCCCTTTTATCCTCACTCGCCAAACGTACCCCACCCAACTCATGATATGGCCTCGATTCTTCgccctcaatcatcttcctcgctaAAACGCAGATCACCCCCGCCCTCCCGTTCTGAATCTCCCAAATCAGGAATCATGTCCCTCCCACCACCCGGAGGAGGAGCATCGGCTTCCTCGTATGGCATTCCAGGTAGGAATGCGTCTAATACCATATCGAGAGGTTCTGCTTCATATGGTAATATCGGATTAGGTTATTCCAATAATAGTAATGAGTATGATCCTACGTTAGgtggattggtggatgaacCTGGTAAAATTGATAACGGTGGGACTGGAACAGTGACGAATAATGGTGGATATGCATATTCGACTACTCTCAGAAGACAGGCTTCAGTCACCGATGGATTCCCTCcattccatcattcaccTAGAATACCTACTTCATCCCTACGAAGGGACTCTTCATCGCATGTCCATGCTGCCTCGCCTTACAGGTCTCAGCATAACTTCCCTTTAACcaatggtggattggattaCCGGGAACCCatagatcaagaggaagaagggtttaTAGGTAGATTGATTGGAGTAGGAAAGAGGAttatgggaaagaaggattacGAAcaattgaagatggaggaagaagataagagaatACAGACGGAGAGAAGACAGAGGGAAACTCCAAGTGCGATATTCGCTCATAAGACTattgatgtgagtgtaaATCTCAAAATCTTCCCCAAATTGGATCGTACTGAGCCGACGATACGTGTCATGAAACAAGACTGATTACTGAATTGCGTATATAGGAAACCATTCAACAATTATCCACTCATCCTACTCAAGGTttatcctcatcatcactctcagcCCTCTTAGCTCGATACGGTCCCAACGAATTCGAGCTCCCACCCACTGATCCACTCTTCCTCAAGTTCGCGAAACAAGTATATGAGAACCCATTGATACTGCTCTTACTTGGTAGTAGTGTAGTCAGTGCATTGATGGGAAATTATGATGATGCAGCTTGTGTGGTAGTTGCCGTGGGGATTGTGTTGACTGGTAAGTAATATACGATTCTGATACCCGCGACCTTACCTCTTTCACTCGTTCTCTCATACGATGTCGTCTATATGTTAGCCGAAATAGCTGATTTGTATGGGGATATACAGTCGGCTTCGTGCAGGAGCAGCGATCCGAGAAATCTCTAGAAGCTTtgaacaaggtgagctctACTATTGGGTTTCCTTGCACCCGAAAAGCTGACTAGTGTGTGCTTTCAGCTCGTACCTCATTATTGTCATCTTATACGGTATGTCCATTGCCCACAAGCCCTCTTGCATCTCTTTTGCTGACGGCAGGAACGATAATGTAGGAATGGCCATCCCCTCACTCCGCTGGCCAACGCACTTGTACCAGGAGACCTGGTCAATTTCTCAGTTGGAGATCGTATACCTGCAgatatcagattgatcaCTGCTGTATCCTTGGAAATAGACgaatcagctttgacagGAGAGACTAGACCAGCAAGGAAGAACACCGATATATGTGAGAGGggcgaaggtgaagatacgCATGGTGAGGGTGGTGGGAAAGCTTTGGGAGAAAGGCATTGTATGGCTTTTATGGGTACGCTCGTCAGAAGTGGTAAGTCTTCCTCACTATGTAGATATGGAAGATCAGCTCGATAGCTAATGAGCTGTACTTAACAGGCCACGGATCAGGTATAGTAGTTGGGACAGGCAAAGATACTGAATTTGGAGTTATATTCTCCATGATGCAAGATGTGAGTCAGCAATCGCGTTCACGGTCATCATCTCCGTATAGCTGATGGTCATAATGTCAATCACAGGTCGAAGAGAAACGAACCCCACTACAACTTGATATGGACGACCTAGCTAAGAGactctccctcttctccttcggcGTGATCGGAgtgatcttcctcattgGTGTACTGCAAAACAGAGATTGGTTGGAGATGTTCACGATAGGAGGTGAGCATCTTCGAATTCTATGATGAGACTCGAAGCTCATTTTTCAATTAGTGTCACTCGCTGTCGCTGCGATCCCCGAGGGTTTACCCATCGTCACTACCGTTACTCTCGCTCTGGGTGTTCTAAGAATGTCTAAACGGAAAGCCATCGTCAAGAAATTACCTAGTGTAGAAGCGCTGGGTAGTGTCAGTGTGATCTGTTCTGATAAGACTGGTAAGCTGGATGTTGACTGATTGATGGTCGGCGACTGAGCTTACAATGTATATCAGGTACACTGACCAAAAACGAAATGACCGTTACGCACATGTATGCTGTGGACGATCTTGTCGATCTCTCGCCTCTTCTCAATGTGACTTCTCCGTTTGGTCCCAAAAGACCTGACCAACCTGAACTTGCCCGATctcaagctttgaagaagacCGCTGTAGTGGGGAGCATATGCAATAACGCTTTTAAGAATGAACAAGGTATCAACGTTGGCCAAGCTACCGAAGTGGCTCTGCTCAACGTTCTACCGGTCATTGGAGCCGATGATCAACGAAGAGTGAGCTCACTTGTATATCTAAACAAGGtcattgatagctgatataagTCCATGCTACCAGAACTTCACACGTAAATCTGAAATACCCTTCAGCTCCGAAACCAAGATCATGAGTGTCACAGGCTCACTCAACGCCGGGTCCGATATGATCTACCTTAAAGGAGCGGTCGAGCAAGTCCTCTCGAAATGTCGATATTTCTACGTTACCGACTCCTCTACGCCTTCCTTGGACTCTGCGACCCAGAGGACCATCCTCGACCGAGCTAACGAAGTATCTGCAAGAGGGCTGAGGGTCATCGCTATGGCTTATGGCTTCCCTAAGGGCGAAGGGAACGATCTGATCTTCGTGGGGTTCCAAGCTATGATGGATCCACCTCGAAAGGGAGTCTCGCATGCTGTATCTGCCTTGCATAACGCCGGAGTTCAGGTGGTAATGATTACTGGAGATGCCGAACCCACAGCATTGGCAATAGCCAAACAACTAGGACTGAAAGtcaacccttcttcatcttctggaaGTCCCATCAATCCCGTCGCAGGAGCGTCAAGTTGTATGTTGGGAACACAAGTGGATCAATTGAGTGAGAGGGAATTGATCGAGAGAGTTCCTTCGATATCGGTTTACGCACGTACGACCCCTCGGCACAAGATGGCTATCGTCAAGGCATGGCAGATGCGAGGAGCGGTAGTAGCCATGACTGGAGATGGGGTCAACGATTCACCAGCATTGAAAATGGCTGATATCGGTATATCGATGGGTAAATCGGGAACGGACGTGGCGAAAGAAGCTGCCGATGTCatattggtagatgatgatttttcATCCATCCTACCTGCGgtcgaagaaggaaaatCGATTTTCTACAATATACAAaatttcctttctttccaacTATCAACTGCCGTCGCTGCGTTGAGTTTAATTACATTATCGACATTCTTCAAATTGGCAAATCCACTGAACGCCATGCAGATTCTATTCATCAATATACTTATGGATGGACCACCCGCCCAAGCCCTCGGTGTAGATCCAGTAGATAAAGAAATTATGAGAAGACcaccaagaaagaagggagatcaTATTTTgtcgaagaggttgattGGAAGAGTAGCATTTAGCGCGACGATGATTGTACTAGGGACGCTGTATATCTATTTGAGGGAGATAAGTGATGGAAGTATGAGTAAGAGGGATCAGActatggtgagtgagatgtCAAAAGGGTGGACCTGGACcaattgagaagagaatcaCATTACGTCCGACTGGAAATTCAAGCTAATGAACTTATATCTTTTGTTATAGACATTCACAGGATTCGTCTTCCTCGATTTAGTATCGGCATTACAAAATCGTGGATTAACATGTACAATCTTCAAGAACAAAATGTTATTCTTAActatatcgatatctttcttcgtccAATTGTTATTAATCTATTTACCGATCTTACAACATATTTTCCAGACTGAAGCTTTATCCCTGAGGGATTTGTTCACTTTGTTAGGCTTGGGAGTGACCAGTGCTAGTTTGCATGAAGTGAGGAGATGGTATGAAAGAAAAGGCGTAGAGAGGGGATTAATTgctgaaggtggaggaggtagattggTATAATAtagatcaaagaaggtggagaagaaaaggagaagaagcttgTGGTAGGGTGTTTTGAGATTATTAGGTGGAATAGAAGTCAGATTGGAAGAATATACAGGATGGTCATAGGATGACAAAGTAATGCCAAGAGATGTTTAAATAATGTGAATGAATCATGCAAAAAATTTTACGGATCAATCTTAACAAACGCCTTACGTGGGGACCAATTTCGACATAAGAACATGAGATACATAAACCATAAACATCGTGAATCTTCAGTACATATAGCATaaaggaggaaggaaagaatgaaTCATTTAAATCAAATACAACTAAAATCATACTTTAAACCAACATCATATTGAATCATAGTACACTGTCACCTATTTTGCTCGGATGTAGAAAATCTATCATCGTCACTGACACCTCAATTGACCAACCCAACTACAGCTTTCCTCTATTCCTTGGTCAGATGTCGATCAAAAGCCGGTACGTCTTTAATATCTTTGAAAGTTGATCTCGAGCCTGTCGAAGGTGTATCCAAAGAAGAACTTGACGAGCCGGAAGAAGCGGCTTCACTGATGATCGATTCGTTATCATGCAACGTATCCATTTGATTCCTATCCCTATTTGTTGTTACTTTTGCATCACCATCTTTGACTTTATGATCTCCTTGATTGTGAGAATGTTTACTTGTaggttgatgattggcaaGTTCGACGGGTGACCATTTCCTACCAACATTCACTTTACCCAACTTACTATTCCTCTCAAACCACGCACTCTCATCGCTTTCGCTGTGGCTGCGAGTGAAAGGTAGAGATAAGATGATTCGTTGGATTGTCTCATCCATCCATGATTTGATTCCTGATCCTATAGCAGACAGGGAATAACCCTCGGATGTTTCGGTGGTGGATAGTTGAATATGGAGGTATAGTCgatgaatgaggaagagacagaGGAGAGTGATGAGCGTGCAGGAGGAAAGGAATGTGGTGAGGAACAAGATAGGTGTGAGGATCGAAGCTTCATAAAATATACCATTTCTTATTAGCTGGGAGTCTGGCGGATCGGCTCATAAAGCTTATAGGGACGACTTACCGCCAAAGAGGATTGTGCCGATTATTGTAGCAGCTACAATCCATCAGATCAGATATGACGTGAATACAAAAGCACTGTCTCACCGCAACGAACGACTCACCGGCCATCAAGATCGCTCCTAAGATTACTACAGCTGAAAAAATTAATGCCGTAGAGAGTATGAACACTGTAGAAGCGAGAGCGAATCCACTTATCGCCATACCAGTATaatcatgtcagctgatgtattCTCATGCAGGAGTAATGGTCAGCTCACAGGAAGATCAACATGGGGATGGCGCTGAACCCTATCCAAAGTGCGATGAATGTCTTTCCCACTCATAAGTCAGCATTCGTTCGATGACTGTGATAAATAAGGTAGATAAGATGTCACTCACGAATAAAACGGGCTTCGATTCAGCGAAATATCTCGTCTTATCTGCATAGGGCTGAGCGATCGAGTGGAGTCTACCACGAAGACCACCATTCAATCAGCTTGGGCGATCTATAGGAGGATCCTTGTACGAAgagctgatcactcacttgtctGATTGTTGTTTGACCCTTCTGACTGTATCTTCCACCACACCGTgttttccttcctcttctaccgcTGATACAGGCTGTTTGTGTTCCTTCTTGCTCGGTGTGATCGGAACAGGTTCGAAAGTGACATGGGGAGGTTTCCTATCGTTGACATGCTTGGAAGGTGATACCGGGATGATTGGCTTGACATCGGTTTCGTCTTTCGTACTTGACATGTACTTGGATTTGATCTCGCTGTCATTGTGATTGTCATTATTCTCACCCACTGAAACTGAGTCGTACGACAGAAGActtgctgaagatgatggggGCGAGATCTTGACGATATCTGAGAACTCGTCTTCTGCTGATTGAGCCATGGTGAGGGGTGGTTTGGCTTTGGGTGATGAGGTAGTCCTGTCTGATTGGCAGTAGAtgcaggtggtgaaggtgggtgttgtgagaagaccaagatgcAAGTGAGGGGTAATCTCATTCACACAGTCGCGTCAATTGTATACTCGGCAAGCGGTGACTAACCCCACTCCCTCACAAGTGGGTTACTCGATT
This window harbors:
- a CDS encoding calcium-transporting P-type ATPase, PMR1-type encodes the protein MSLPPPGGGASASSYGIPGRNASNTISRGSASYGNIGLGYSNNSNEYDPTLGGLVDEPGKIDNGGTGTVTNNGGYAYSTTLRRQASVTDGFPPFHHSPRIPTSSLRRDSSSHVHAASPYRSQHNFPLTNGGLDYREPIDQEEEGFIGRLIGVGKRIMGKKDYEQLKMEEEDKRIQTERRQRETPSAIFAHKTIDETIQQLSTHPTQGLSSSSLSALLARYGPNEFELPPTDPLFLKFAKQVYENPLILLLLGSSVVSALMGNYDDAACVVVAVGIVLTVGFVQEQRSEKSLEALNKLVPHYCHLIRNGHPLTPLANALVPGDLVNFSVGDRIPADIRLITAVSLEIDESALTGETRPARKNTDICERGEGEDTHGEGGGKALGERHCMAFMGTLVRSGHGSGIVVGTGKDTEFGVIFSMMQDVEEKRTPLQLDMDDLAKRLSLFSFGVIGVIFLIGVLQNRDWLEMFTIGVSLAVAAIPEGLPIVTTVTLALGVLRMSKRKAIVKKLPSVEALGSVSVICSDKTGTLTKNEMTVTHMYAVDDLVDLSPLLNVTSPFGPKRPDQPELARSQALKKTAVVGSICNNAFKNEQGINVGQATEVALLNVLPVIGADDQRRNFTRKSEIPFSSETKIMSVTGSLNAGSDMIYLKGAVEQVLSKCRYFYVTDSSTPSLDSATQRTILDRANEVSARGLRVIAMAYGFPKGEGNDLIFVGFQAMMDPPRKGVSHAVSALHNAGVQVVMITGDAEPTALAIAKQLGLKVNPSSSSGSPINPVAGASSCMLGTQVDQLSERELIERVPSISVYARTTPRHKMAIVKAWQMRGAVVAMTGDGVNDSPALKMADIGISMGKSGTDVAKEAADVILVDDDFSSILPAVEEGKSIFYNIQNFLSFQLSTAVAALSLITLSTFFKLANPLNAMQILFINILMDGPPAQALGVDPVDKEIMRRPPRKKGDHILSKRLIGRVAFSATMIVLGTLYIYLREISDGSMSKRDQTMTFTGFVFLDLVSALQNRGLTCTIFKNKMLFLTISISFFVQLLLIYLPILQHIFQTEALSLRDLFTLLGLGVTSASLHEVRRWYERKGVERGLIAEGGGGRLV